From a single Drosophila sulfurigaster albostrigata strain 15112-1811.04 chromosome 3, ASM2355843v2, whole genome shotgun sequence genomic region:
- the LOC133840340 gene encoding GTPase-activating protein, whose amino-acid sequence MLLKKKRYMCEEQDDAIDIVAVADPASNSNNRNTNANNNSSSSYGSNMAETREVRIEEQLKVKIGEAKNLSSRNAANTSCSTQGTRDVYCTIALDQEEICRTPISERTLSPFFGEEYQFKIPRRFRYLTVYVWDRDMKQDKPIGKIAIKREELHKYNHKDHWFSLRPVDSDSEVQGMAHIEVTFEEVTSQQLTESIELVQHTMPHHQRAHNNDYKENNELSNIQRAAAAAAAAAAASGNNTTAAMTLKTRAAGLFGHVQHPQHQHLQIQQQQLATSSSDQLANWKNSHARNVRVAIRVPACVDLAKKQGTCDPFVICTAYYSNKQTRTLRTKLRKKTVDPEFDEVMYFDLSIDADASNTGTTNSNKSATSVESSANKAYSIYPLGGADLSEIAVTLWHDAHGAMADKVFLGEVRLPMLNKQQQQAVQPAAWYYLQPRTASPSCRSLNATPRSCATPPGTRLSVDSTIGSLRLNLNYTADHVFPLATYDDLLNLLLESVDQRPITLSSVYILGELVSGKTEVAQPLVRLFTHTERIAPIIKALADHEISNLTDPTTIFRGNTLVSKMMDEAMRLSGLHYLHQTLRPVLSQIVAEKKPCEIDPSKVKDRSAVDTNLHNLKDYVERVFEAITKSAERCPKVLCQIFHDLRECAGKHFPRNREVRYSVVSGFIFLRFFAPAILGPKLFDLTTERLDAQTNRTLTLISKTIQSLGNLVSSRSSQQPCKEEYTGELYKKFCTEKHMDAVKHFLEVISTPNASETTTPSSQLQSLPQLPLEPVLLKEGMMNKYPTSRKRFGRQFKHRYFRLTTHSLSYAKSKGKQPICDIPLEEIGSVEQLKDKNFKMQNCFKIVYKDRPLIVQTTNCVEEREWFDLLHKICLMNSIRMQYFHPSAFISGYYSCCGRSDENAPGCKNVSAKEMDYFQMDLVTALDPPLDLQRIHTLIMSNMNLLDALLDPLAYHQHLPVPQQQQQQQQHNPLVPLASALQQQSPQAFVEFKKTIEKLREKAYAIDKDHRDYKQGITRQLKYGSRQAPIGDDNYWHMMRAAGQLNLQHHHQQQQQLQPVLPQMQHVRALPATTNSSINSNMNVNAYFMQNLQHQQQRLQLQQQQHHHLQQQQQLQQQQYQQQLRQRHNNNNNNNNNCGNASSSSPSSTASSVVAAPPNVATNATTVATSAAVLSKPAPPIY is encoded by the exons GCGAAGCAAAAAACCTTAGCAGTCGGAATGCGGCAAACACAAGCTGCAGCACACAGGGCACCCGAGATGTCTACTGCACAATCGCATTGGACCAGGAGGAGATATGCCGCACCCCCATCAGCGAACGCACTCTCTCGCCATTCTTTGGCGAGGAGTATCAGTTTAAAATACCGCGTCGTTTTCGTTACCTGACCGTGTATGTGTGGGATCGTGATATGAAGCAGGACAAGCCCATTGGCAAGATTGCGATCAAACGCGAGGAATTGCACAAATACAATCACAAGGATCACTGGTTCTCGCTGCGACCCGTCGACTCCGATTCCGAAGTACAAGGCATGGCGCACATTGAGGTCACCTTCGAGGAAGTGACTTCGCAACAGCTCACGGAGAGCATAGAGCTAGTGCAGCACACGATGCCACATCATCAGCGGGCACACAACAATGACTACAAGGAGAACAACGAACTGAGCAACATTCAACGAgctgccgccgcagcagctgcagctgccgccgcaAGTGGCAACAATACGACGGCGGCCATGACACTCAAAACACGAGCGGCGGGTCTCTTTGGGCACGTACAACATCCGCAACACCAGCATCTTCAAatccagcaacagcaactggccACATCCTCCAGCGATCAGTTGGCCAATTGGAAGAACTCGCATGCTCGCAATGTGCGTGTGGCTATTCGAGTGCCCGCCTGTGTTGATCTCGCCAAGAAGCAAGGGACGTGCGATCCCTTTGTCATCTGCACCGCCTattacagcaacaagcaaacgAGAACGCTGCGCACCAAGCTGCGCAAGAAGACTGTCGACCCCGAGTTCGATGAAGTCATGTACTTTGATCTCTCCATCGATGCGGACGCCAGCAACACGGGcaccaccaacagcaacaaatctGCCACTTCTGTCGAGTCGTCGGCGAATAAGGCGTACTCGATTTACCCATTGGGCGGTGCTGATCTCAGCGAGATTGCGGTGACGTTGTGGCACGATGCACACGGCGCCATGGCGGACAAAGTGTTTCTGGGCGAGGTGCGTCTGCCCATGctcaacaaacagcagcagcaggcggtGCAGCCAGCTGCTTGGTATTACCTGCAACCACGCACCGCATCGCCCAGTTGCCGTTCCCTCAATGCAACGCCCCGCTCTTGTGCCACGCCTCCCGGGACACGCCTCAGCGTCGACTCGACCATTGGCTCGTTGCGTCTGAATCTGAACTACACCGCCGATCACGTATTCCCGCTGGCCACCTACGATGACCTGCTGAATCTGCTCCTGGAATCTGTGGATCAGCGACCTATTACGCTCTCCTCTGTCTACATCTTGGGTGAACTGGTGTCCGGCAAAACAGAAGTGGCCCAGCCGCTGGTTCGACTCTTCACGCACACAGAACGCATTGCGCCCATCATTAAAGCTCTGGCCGATCACGAAATTTCGAATCTGACTGATCCCACAACCATTTTTCGTGGCAATACACTCGTTTCCAAGATGATGGATGAGGCGATGCGACTGTCGGGTCTGCACTATCTGCATCAGACATTACGCCCTGTGCTTTCGCAAATCGTTGCCGAGAAGAAGCCCTGCGAAATTGATCCCAGCAAGGTTAAGGATCGCTCCGCTGTCGATACGAATCTGCACAATCTCAAAGATTATGTGGAGCGTGTGTTCGAGGCAATCACCAAGAGTGCGGAGCGTTGTCCCAAGGTTCTCTGTCAGATCTTCCACGATCTGCGCGAGTGTGCGGGCAAACATTTCCCTCGGAATCGCGAGGTGCGCTATTCCGTTGTGTCCGGCTTCATATTTCTCCGTTTCTTTGCTCCTGCCATACTGGGTCCCAAGCTCTTTGACCTGACCACAGAGCGACTG GATGCGCAAACGAATCGTACGCTGACTCTCATCTCAAAGACGATACAATCACTgggcaatttggtcagttcgAGATCGTCGCAGCAGCCCTGCAAGGAGGAATACACGGGCGAGCTGTACAAAAAGTTTTGCACTGAGAAGCACATGGATGCTGTAAAGCACTTTCTGGAGGTCATTTCGACGCCAAATGCCAGTGAGACTACGACTCCCAGCAGTCAGCTGCAATCATTGCCACAGTTGCCACTAGAACCAGTATTACTAAAGGAGGG CATGATGAACAAATATCCGACAAGCCGCAAACGCTTTGGACGCCAGTTTAAGCATCGTTACTTTCGCCTGACAACGCACTCGCTAAGCTATGCCAAGTCGAAGGGCAAACAACCCATCTGTGATATACCGCTCGAGGAGATTGGAAGCGTCGAGCAACTGAAAGATAAAAacttcaaaatgcaaaactgcTTCAAG ATTGTGTACAAAGATCGGCCGCTTATTGTACAAACGACGAACTGCGTAGAGGAGCGCGAATGGTTCGACCTACTGCACAAGATCTGCCTAATGAATTCCATCCGCATGCAATACTTTCATCCATCGGCCTTCATCAGCGGCTATTACAGTTGTTGCGGCCGCTCCGATGAGAATGCGCCCGGTTGCAAGAACGTCTCCGCCAAGGAGATGGATTACTTTCAAATGGATTTGGTCACAGCACTTGATCCACCGTTAGATCTGCAGCGCATACACACGCTCATCATGTCCAATATGAATCTACTGGATGCGTTGCTCGATCCGCTTGCCTACCATCAACATCTGCCCGtgccccaacaacaacaacagcagcaacagcacaatcCTCTGGTGCCGCTGGCGAGTGCGTTGCAACAGCAATCGCCGCAGGCATTCGTCGAGTTCAAGAAGACTATCGAGAAGCTGCGAGAGAAGGCGTATGCCATTGACAAGGATCATCGCGACTACAAGCAGGGTATCACACGTCAGCTGAAGTATGGCAGTCGGCAGGCACCGATCGGCGATGACAACTACTGGCACATGATGCGTGCTGCCGGCCAATTGAACTTGCAGcatcatcaccagcagcaacaacagctgcagccaGTGCTGCCCCAGATGCAGCATGTGCGTGCGCTGCCGGCAACGACCAACAGCAGTATCAATAGCAACATGAATGTGAACGCTTACTTTATGCAGAATCtccagcatcaacagcagcgtctgcaactgcaacaacagcaacatcaccatctccagcagcagcaacaacttcaacagcaacagtatcAACAGCAATTGCGTCAGCgtcacaacaataacaataataataacaacaactgcggcAATGCATCGTCATCCAGCCCCTCATCGACCGCATCCAGTGTGGTGGCTGCCCCACCCAATGTTGCCACAAATGCCACTACTGTGGCCACATCTGCTGCTGTACTTTCAAAGCCGGCGCCACCGATTTATTAG
- the LOC133840344 gene encoding myotubularin-related protein 9, translated as MEFADLIKTPKLDGVFLHTTTANATVEGTLCITGHHLLLSARQENSQELWLLHKNIDSVEKKPSMGQNIVMGGIITLKCKDLRIIALEIKYAKDFFNVSASLEALSAIQNPELDYPFFYRPMYSILEDGYTMFRPELEFAQLISGMSVGGASSPNVANITICTPSTSALATSIPHPLQNGFALDAAAALMGGSNITACEWRVSHVNKDFGVCATYGATLIVPKAISDEQLALSAAFRDGGRFPVLSYRHENGATLMRSAQPLSIQGIKRCRADEAILNLVLGRSKKGFIVDTWGKGKSNTETDLHYSQWKKVNRAIGNVSSPAAILDSFAKLIEACNDTGCTTDKWLTRLENSGWLSLVLNSLNASCVVAQCLDQEGSPVLVHGAKGLDSTLIVTSLVQIILNPDCRTVRGLQALIEREWIQAGHPFASRHRYSCYTPHQTRNKNSGATFVLFLDCIYQLYTQFPCSFEFSTQLLILLFEHSYFSQYGTFLCDSERERHELQVHTRTTSLWSYLNRPDVLQTLLNPLYEPNSAVIWPSVAPISLELWSELYLRWVIDQRNLVSTMTQIQELVTNEKELRTQALKLRKQALELSQEVMTLINEVDDA; from the exons ATGGAGTTTGCTGATCTGATAAAAACACCCAAATTGGATGGGGTGTTTctgcacacaacaacagcgaatgCAACAGTTGAGGGCACCCTCTGCATAACCGGTCACCATTTGCTGCTCAGTGCAAGACAGGAGAACAGCCAGGAGCTATGG CTGCTGCACAAGAACATCGATAGCGTGGAGAAGAAACCGAGCATGGGCCAGAACATTGTCATGGGCGGCATCATAACGCTCAAATGCAAGGATCTGAGAATTATAGCGCTCGAgattaaatatgccaaagacTTCTTCAACGTGTCCGCCTCTTTAGAGGCATTAAGCGCAATACAGAATCCCGAGCTCGACTATCCGTTCTTCTATAGGCCCATGTATTCTATACTAGAGGATGGCTATACTATGTTTCG tCCGGAATTGGAATTCGCACAACTGATTAGCGGCATGAGTGTGGGTGGCGCGTCATCCCCCAATGTGGCAAATATAACCATATGCACGCCTTCAACATCTGCCTTGGCAACGAGCATTCCACATCCGCTGCAAAATGGCTTTGCCTTGGATGCCGCAGCTGCCTTGATGGGTGGTAGCAACATCACCGCCTGTGAGTGGCGCGTGAGCCACGTCAACAAAGACTTTGGTGTCTGTGCTACATATGGCGCCACTCTGATTGTACCTAAAGCAATTAGCGATGAGCAACTGGCGCTCTCCGCTGCATTCCGCGATGGCGGCCGTTTTCCTGTGCTAAGCTACAGACATGAGAACGGC GCCACGCTGATGCGTAGCGCACAACCTTTGTCCATACAGGGCATCAAGCGCTGTCGTGCTGACGAAGCTATACTCAACCTGGTGCTGGGTCGTAGTAAAAAAGGCTTTATTGTGGATACATGGGGCAAAGGCAAATCAAATACGGAAACTGACTTGCATTATTCCCAGTGGAAAAAGGTAAATCGCGCTATTGGCAATGTAAGTTCACCGGCAGCCATTCTTGACAGTTTCGCCAAGCTAATTGAGGCGTGCAATGACACCGGATGCACCACCGATAAATGGTTAACGCGTCTGGAGAACAGCGGCTGGCTAAGTCTAGTGCTTAACTCTCTGAATGCCTCGTGTGTGGTGGCTCAGTGCCTGGATCAGGAGGGAAGTCCGGTGCTAGTGCATGGCGCCAAGGGATTGGACTCTACGCTGATAGTCACATCGCTGGTGCAAATTATTCTCAATCCGGATTGTCGCACTGTGCGCGG CTTGCAAGCTTTGATAGAGCGGGAGTGGATTCAGGCGGGCCATCCGTTTGCCTCACGTCACCGATATTCCTGTTATACGCCGCATCAGACACGCAATAAAAACTCTGGCGCTACCTTTGTGCTGTTTTTGGACTGCATCTATCAACTCTACACGCAGTTTCCCTGCAGTTTTGAGTTTAGCACCCAGCTCTTGATATTGCTTTTCGAGCACAGCTACTTCTCACAATATGGCACATTCTTATGCGACTCAGAACGGGAGCGACACGAACTACAAGTGCACACTAGAACCACGAGTCTGTGGTCTTACCTTAATCGGCCAGACGTGCTACAAACTCTGCTGAATCCGTTATATGAGCCAAACTCCGCTGTGATTTGGCCTTCTGTGGCACCAATTAGCCTGGAATTGTGGAGCG AACTCTATTTACGTTGGGTGATTGATCAACGCAACTTGGTATCGACAATGACACAAATACAAGAGCTGGTTACAAATGAAAAGGAGCTGAGAACTCAG GCTCTGAAACTGCGCAAACAGGCCTTGGAGCTAAGCCAAGAAGTGATGACACTTATCAACGAAGTGGATGATGCATAA
- the LOC133840342 gene encoding protein Pixie, which translates to MSRRKDNEETDKQTRIAIVSDDKCKPKRCRQECKKSCPVVRMGKLCIEVTPTSKIASLSEELCIGCGICVKKCPFEAITIINLPSNLDKHTTHRYSKNSFKLHRLPIPRPGEVLGLVGQNGIGKSTALKILAGKQKPNLGKYANPPDWTEILAYFRGSELQNYFTKILEDNLKALVKPQYVDQIPKAVRGAVGELLDKKDERDLQTKICDMLDLSHIRDREISQLSGGELQRFAIAMVCIQNADIFMFDEPSSYLDVKQRLNAALTIRSLLHPTKFIIVVEHDLSVLDYLSDFICCLYGVPGCYGVVTMPFSVREGINIFLDGFVPTENMRFRTESLTFKVSESATEEEIKRMNHYVYPSMVKTLGKFELTVEKGHFSDSEILVLLGENGTGKTTFIRMLAGNLQPDGEVELPMLNISYKPQKISPKFQNHVRHLLHDKIRDAYVHPQFIADVMKPMKIEEIMDQEVQNLSGGELQRVALVLCLGKPADVYLIDEPSAYLDSEQRLVAAKVIKRYILHAKKTGFVVEHDFIMATYLADRVIVIEGQPSVKTTAYSPQSLLNGMNRFLELLGITFRRDPNNFRPRINKNNSVKDTEQKRSGQFFFLEDEFSG; encoded by the exons ATGTCGCGCAGAAAGGACAACGAGGAGACAGACAAGCAGACGCGTATTGCCATCGTCAGCGATGACAAATGCAAACCGAAGCGTTGTCGGCAGGAGTGCAAGAAGTCATGTCCAGTCGTGCGCATGGGCAAGCTCTGCATCGAAGTGACGCCCACCTCGAAGATAGCTTCATTGTCCGAGGAGCTCTGCATCGGTTGCGGTATCTGTGTCAAG AAATGTCCATTTGAGGCTATCACAATCATCAACTTACCCAGCAACTTGGATAAGCACACAACGCATCGTTATAGCAAAAACTCGTTCAAGCTTCATCGCCTGCCCATTCCCCGACCTGGTGAAGTTCTTGGTTTGGTTGGTCAGAACGGTATTGGCAAATCCACGGCGTTAAAGATTTTAGCCGGTAAGCAGAAGCCTAACTTGGGTAAATATGCCAATCCCCCCGACTGGACGGAAATTCTTGCTTATTTCCGTGGATCGGAATTGCAAAACTACTTTACCAAGATATTGGAGGACAACTTAAAGGCTTTGGTTAAGCCTCAGTATGTCGATCAGATCCCCAAGGCGGTGCGGGGCGCTGTTGGTGAGTTGCTTGACAAGAAGGATGAGCGTGATCTGCAGACGAAAATCTGTGACATGTTGGATTTGTCACATATTCGAGATCGTGAGATTTCGCAGTTGTCTGGTGGAGAATTGCAGCGTTTCGCCATTGCTATGGTCTGCATACAGAACGCGGATATCTTCATGTTCGACGAGCCGTCCTCGTATCTGGATGTGAAGCAGCGCTTGAACGCTGCCTTAACCATTCGTTCATTGCTGCATCCTACCAA ATTCATTATTGTTGTGGAACACGATTTATCTGTGCTCGATTATTTGTCAGATTTCATCTGCTGTCTTTATGGCGTGCCTGGCTGCTATGGCGTTGTCACTATGCCCTTCTCTGTACGTGAAGGTATAAACATTTTCCTCGACGGCTTCGTGCCCACGGAGAACATGCGTTTCCGTACCGAATCCCTCACGTTTAAGGTATCAGAGTCGGCCACTGAGGAGGAAATCAAACGTATGAATCATTACGTTTATCCATCCATGGTGAAAACTCTAGGCAAATTCGAGTTGACGGTAGAGAAGGGTCACTTTAGTGACTCGGAGATTTTGGTGCTGCTCGGAGAAAATGGTACCGGCAAGACCACGTTCATTCGAATGCTGGCTGGTAATCTGCAACCGGATGGAGAAGTAGAGCTACCCATGCTGAACATCTCGTACAAACCGCAAAAAATTTCACCAAAATTCCAAAATCATGTGCGCCATCTGCTGCACGACAAGATTCGCGATGCTTACGTGCATCCACAGTTTATTGCGGACGTGATGAAACCAATGAAAATTGAGGAGATCATGGATCAAGAGGTGCAGAATCTTTCCGGTGGTGAATTGCAACGTGTCGCTTTGGTACTCTGCTTAGGCAAGCCAGCTGATGTTTATCTGATTGATGAACCCTCTGCGTACTTGGATTCCGAGCAGCGTCTGGTCGCTGCCAAGGTTATTAAGCg CTACATTTTGCACGCCAAGAAGACCGGATTTGTGGTGGAACACGATTTCATTATGGCTACCTACCTAGCGGATCGTGTGATTGTTATTGAGGGTCAACCGTCGGTGAAGACCACCGCATATTCACCGCAATCGCTGCTAAATGGCATGAATCGCTTCCTCGAACTGCTGGGCATTACTTTCCGTCGCGATCCCAACAATTTTAGACCGCGaatcaacaagaacaactcGGTCAAAGATACGGAACAGAAACGATCTGGTCAGTTCTTCTTCTTGGAAGATGAATTTTCGggttaa
- the LOC133840343 gene encoding signal recognition particle subunit SRP68, producing MVVEEPNSGENVEKTDSGTAVTEPTKIFTIEILHMIKDAQQQHGLRHGDYQRYRGYCTRRIRRLRKALKYPQGDKRHFKRRDVTLAHLTGKKADERYIHIPLISAERAWAYAMQLKQEANTELRKRFHLINKLRRACFYALQLQELCNTEVFDARTKLECEAYVAWMHGTLHFELQLWDSAGEHLKRAQVVYENLAKALPEDDQELYRAKVNEFTPNLRYCAYNISGGASGGKIDEILELRAQGVLENLDVLVSQTKTESSEGLQTIDWRGRKVTVRPEKVRLFLLSTQELDKSLAKTAKLDAKIELIERILMDCKDAIQAVRDEIKQDPKLRSLTTGQTVSGVQYLLAYLSYIRHSRTLQRNLCLVDQAKLNFDDPNQQQQTTQAQGDGKRVRPQDLARLYEIILQNVTEMQQITGMEEDAQYQSEVANLALTFKAFRCYYIALTLIDMKKWKEAVALYERASNYANESLKGHACAEFQLQAELKKMVSTIDGSKFSAHAYSVLEDDNSEDAGGVSTKSQKTTKPLYERLSQYKEDQSLHTRAPNVFKLTPDMEPIPCKPLFFDLAMNYVELPSLEDKLESPDKKGASITGFVKGFLGWGGGGNK from the exons ATGGTCGTTGAGGAGCCGAATAGTGGTGAAAATGTGGAGAAAACTGACAGCGGCACTGCCGTAACAGAACCCACGAAAATCTTCACCATCGAAA TTCTCCACATGATAAAGGAtgcccagcaacaacatggTCTGCGACATGGTGATTATCAACGCTATCGTGGCTACTGCACACGCCGTATTCGTCGCCTGCGCAAGGCATTGAAGTATCCCCAAGGCGATAAGCGTCACTTCAAGCGTCGCGATGTTACGTTGGCCCATCTCACCGGCAAAAAGGCAGACGAGCGTTACATTCACATACCGCTGATCAGTGCAGAACGTGCTTGGGCCTATGCCATGCAACTGAAACAGGAGGCGAACACTGAGCTGCGAAAGCGCTTTCATTTGATCAACAAGCTGCGGCGCGCTTGCTTTTATGCTCTACAGCTGCAGGAGCTGTGTAAT ACTGAGGTGTTTGATGCACGCACCAAGCTGGAGTGCGAAGCCTACGTGGCCTGGATGCATGGCACTCTGCACTTTGAGCTGCAGTTGTGGGATTCTGCCGGTGAACATTTGAAACGCGCCCAAGTTGTCTACGAGAACCTGGCCAAGGCACTGCCCGAGGATGATCAGGAGCTTTATCGCGCCAAGGTGAACGAGTTTACACCGAATTTACGCTATTGCGCCTACAATATTAGTGGCGGCGCTAGTGGCGGCAAGATCGATGAGATACTCGAATTGCGCGCACAGGGAGTTCTGGAGAACCTGGATGTGCTGGTCAGCCAAACGAAGACGGAGAGCAGCGAGGGACTGCAGACGATTGATTGGCGTGGTCGTAAGGTCACCGTACGGCCTGAGAAGGTGCGTCTGTTTCTGCTTAGCACTCAGGAGCTCGACAAATCGCTGGCCAAGACCGCTAAATTGGATGCCAAGATTGAGCTGATCGAACGCATATTGATGGACTGCAAAGATGCCATTCAAGCAGTGCGGGACGAGATCAAACAGGATCCCAAGCTACGCTCTCTGACCACAGGACAGACAGTGTCTGGCGTGCAATATTTGCTGGCATATTTGAGTTATATTCGGCACAGCCGAACGTTGCAGCGCAACTTGTGTTTGGTGGACCAG gCCAAGCTGAACTTTGATGATCccaatcaacagcaacaaactaCGCAAGCTCAGGGCGATGGCAAGCGAGTGCGTCCCCAGGATCTGGCTCGTCTCTATGAGATAATACTGCAGAACGTGACGGAAATGCAGCAAATCACAGGCATGGAAGAGGATGCGCAATATCAGAGCGAAGTAGCCAATTTGGCGCTAACATTCAAGGCCTTCCGCTGCTATTACATTGCACTCACGCTTATCGACATGAAGAAGTGGAAGGAGGCTGTGGCGCTTTACGAACGCGCCTCTAACTATGCGAATGAATCGCTCAAGGGCCACGCATGTGCCGAATTCCAGTTGCAAGCGGAGCTCAAGAAAATGGTGTCTACCATCGATGGCAGCAAGTTCTCGGCGCATGCCTATAGCGTGCTGGAGGATGACAATAGTGAGGATGCAGGTGGTGTGTCCACCAAATCGCAGAAAACAACGAAACCACTGTACGAGCGCCTTTCGCAATACAAGGAGGACCAATCGCTCCACACTCGGGCGCCCAATGTGTTCAAGCTGACGCCTGATATGGAGCCGATACCCTGCAAGCCGTTGTTCTTCGATCTGGCCATGAACTACGTGGAGCTACCATCGCTAGAGGATAAACTGGAGTCGCCCGACAAAAAGGGTGCATCGATTACAGGCTTTGTCAAGGGCTTTCTTGGTTGGGGCGGTGGCGGTAACAAGTGA